The DNA region GCCCAACGGCAACATCCTCATCACCATCCCGGAACAGGGGCAGGTGCTCGAAGTCACCGCGGACGGCGCCGTGGCGGTCGAATTCAACAACCCGGCAGCCCGAGAGGGCTTCAACGAGGATATCGTCAACGCGAAATGGTACGCCCCGGGATACTTCGAGACCCTGCCCGCTTGCGGGGGCTAGGCGAATGACCGACTTCAACGTCGTCGTCATTGGTCAGAAAGGCAGGCTCTCCTACGAGGCCGCGCTCTTCGTCGTGTCGCTGCGCGAATTCTCCCCCGGCTTCCAGGGTCGCGTTTTCGTGGGCGAGCCGCAGCCGGGGCCGGCATGGCCGCAAGATCCACGCATGACCTCGCCCGGCATCCGCGCGCTCCTCGAGGAGCACGGGGCCGAGATCCTGCCATTCGACAGCGTGCATTTCGGCGCGGCCTACCCGCCGGGCAACAAGATCGAAGTCTTGAGCGCCCTGCCCGAGGGCGAACCCTTCGTCTTCTTTGACAGCGACACGCTGGTGACCGGTGACCTGTCAGAGGTGCCTTTCGATTTCGAGCGCCCCTCCGCCTCCCTCAAGCGCACGGGCACCTGGCCTGAGATCGAGCTCTACGGCCCCGGCTACACGGCCATCTGGAAATCGCTCTACGACAAGTTCGGCCTTGATTTCGGGAGCTCGCTCGACCTCTCCCAGCCCGACGAGTACTGGCAGCGCTACCTCTATTTCAACGCGGGCTTCTTCTTCGGCTCGTGCCCGCGCCGGTTTGGGGCGCTCTTCACGGAATACGCGACGGCAATCCGGGACGACCCGCCAGAGCCTCTGGTCTGTCAGAAGCTCGATCCCTGGCTGGATCAGGTCGCCCTGCCCTTGGTCATCCATGCGCTTGGTGGTGGTCGCGATACCCTCCCCGCGGGATATCTCGACGGTGAGACCACCTGCCACTATCGCTATTTGCCGCTTCTTTACGCTCGCGAAAGCGACCGGGTCGTCGGCGCCTTGGCAAGGGTCACCGAACCGAACAAGATCAAGAAGGTCTTGAAGGAGCATGATGCCTTCAAGCGCATGATCTACCAGGGGCGCGGAGTGAAAGTGCGGGAGCTCTTCGACCAGGATAACCTGCCGCGCAAGGAGCAGCAGATCCGCAACACGATCAAGCGTGAAGGCTTCTGGATGCGCTAGTGCGCAAAGATCGCTTCATCCCGCGCAAAGCCCTTCAGCTCGATCGGATTGCCCGATGGATCTTCGAAGAACATGGTCCATTGCTCTCCCGGCTCGCCCTCGAAACGGACTTGAGGCGCCAGGATGAAATCCATCTGTGCAGCCTCGAGCCTCTCCGCGACAGCGCGCCAATCCTTGAGCGAAAGCACAACGCCGAAATGCGGCATGGGCACCAGCGCGTCCCCCACCCTGCCGGTCCGAGCGGTGGCCAGTGGCGGCCCGATATGAAGCGAAAGCTGATGGCCGAAGAAGCTCACATCCACCCAGGTTTCAGCGCTTCGGCCCTCGCTGGCACCAAGAAGCCCGCAGTAGAAACCTCGCGCGATCGCAAGATCGTGGACGTTGATCGCCAAGTGGAACGGTGTGAGCATGAGGCCTCTCTTTTCGCATCTCCTAGCAATCGCGAAAGGCGCATCCAACCCGGCTTCGCGCGCTATCGCCGGTCATGGCGCGAATTATGCAAGCACCGCGCCGTGCGCTTTCAAATTCGATCCGCCTGCGCTAGGTTAAACCAACGTCTGGAGGCGGCACTTTCCTGTGCCAAGTCTTGCTCGGGAGGCCCTTGAGAGCGTGGCGATGTTGCCTGATTTCGCTGTCCATTTCTCGGTCGACGGCATCGCGCTCGACCAGAGGATGCCGCGTGGCTGGGCGCGCCTCGGAGAGGTCAGGTTTTCGAGCGATGCCTTCGTATCCGAGCTCGCCGCGCTCACGGGCAAGGCGAGACAGGCAGCAGAGGCGCAGGGGCAGACCCTTGCCTCGAAGCTCGTGCTCCCGAATGACCAACTCAAGCTTCTGACACTGCACGACGGCGACCCGTCCCGGAGCTCCATCGAACGCGCGCTGGAAGGCGCGACCCCCTATCCGCTCTCGGAGCTGAGG from Pseudomonadota bacterium includes:
- a CDS encoding VOC family protein; this encodes MLTPFHLAINVHDLAIARGFYCGLLGASEGRSAETWVDVSFFGHQLSLHIGPPLATARTGRVGDALVPMPHFGVVLSLKDWRAVAERLEAAQMDFILAPQVRFEGEPGEQWTMFFEDPSGNPIELKGFARDEAIFAH